The sequence TTTCTCAGGCCGGTTCGCTGGTGGCTTTCGATCGCCTGCGGTTTGACTTTAACTGCCCCCGCGCCCTGACTGCCGACGAGGTGCAGCAGGTCGAAGCCCAGGTGAATACCTGGATTGCCGAGGGCCACCAAGGGGAGATCACCGTGATGGCGCTGGAGGAGGCCAAGGCCAAGGGTGCGATCGCCATGTTTGGCGAAAAATACAGCGCCGAGGTGCGGGTGATCGACTTCCCTGGCGTGTCGATGGAGCTGTGCGGCGGCACCCACGTCAGCAACACGGCAGAAATTGGGCTGTTCAAAATTATCGCTGAGGCCGGGGTGGCCTCGGGTACCCGCCGGATTGAGGCCGTCGCTGGCCCCGCCGTGCTGGAGTATTTGAACGTGCGCGACGCCGTGGTGCGGGATCTGAGCGATCGCTTTAAGGCCAAGCCCGAGGAGTTGAGCGATCGCGTCACCACGCTGCAAACCGACCTCAAAACCGCTCAAAAAGAACTGGAGGCGCTGAAGTCGGAGCTGGCGGTACTCAAGTCTGACCAGCTGCTAGAGCGGGCTGAAGCCGTCGGCTCTGTCAAAATTATCGTGGCCGAGATAGAGGGCGTCAGCGCCGAAGCCCTAAAGACCGCCGCCGAGCGCCTGCTGCAAAAGCTGGGGGCCGGGGCCGTAGTGCTGGGGTCTGTGCCCGAACCTGAGAAGGTGAGCCTAGTGGCGGCCTTTAGCCCCGAGGTGATCGAGCAAAAGCTGCAAGCGGGCAAGTTTATCGGCGGCATCGCCAAGCTCACGGGCGGCGGCGGCGGCGGGCGGCCCAACCTGGCCCAGGCGGGCGGGCGCGATGCGGCTAAGCTGCCGGAAGCGTTAGAGAGTGCCAAACAACAGCTGCTAGAAACTCTAGGCTAGGGCTTGTCAATCTCACCTTGAGGTGGCTGGGGCGACGGCAAACCTTTCGGGCCGCGCAAGTAGGTTTCTGAAAGGAACCCGATTATGTTGTGTTTTACCCGTCCAGATCCCTGGGTTCTTCGAGAACCCAGGGATCTAAATCTCCTGCGCCTGGCAAACCCCAGGCCCCGGCCAGAGTGGTTGCGCCATTGGGTGACGATCCCGCGATCGGGGATTTTGATTAACCCCAGAGCAGGGCGAGGTGTTTAGCTTCCTACTGCGATATCGACAGTTGAATTAGCGGCAAATCAGATCCCTGGGTTCTTGCAGAACCCAGGGATCTTCTCCATAGGCATTAGGTATCCTAGGGGCAGGCTCTCTTGGAGACGACGCCCAATGACCTTACCAGAGTCAATACAAGAGGCTCAGCGTACAAGGGATTGGTAAAACCTATGATCGCAAGGCTCAACTTCACCCCAATGGCTCCCCAGGAGTACCTGGAATGGGAATCTACCCAGGACGTTAAGTACGCCTATGTGAACGGGGAAGTCTTTGCTATGACGGGGGGGACGATTCCCCACAACCAAATTGCGCTGAATTTAGCGTCTGCGCTTAAAGCCCATCTGCGGGGCAAGGGCTGTCTGGTGGTGATGGCAGATGTCAAGGTGGAGGTTTCTCAAAATGGGCCTTACCACTACCCCGATGTGATGGTGAGCTGCGATGGGCGAGACCGCGACGCAATTAAACTCATTCGCTACCCCAGTTTGATTGTGGAGGTGCTGTCGCCGAGTACTGCTGACTATGGCCGGGGCGACAAATTTACCCACTATCGCCAAATACCCACCCTGCAAGAATACGTTTTGATCAGTTCTGACAAAATTAGTGTTGATCGCTATCGCCGGATCTCGTCTCGTCGTTGGGATTTGCAGACTTACATAGAGGCAGAAACTCTGAGCCCTGCCAGTGTGGACTGGCAAGGCCCGATTGAACTGCTCTATAAGGAGGTGCGGTTTATTGAGGAGGGGTAGAGATTGCGGGAGGAGGTGTTTAGCTACCTACTGAGCGACTGACAGCTGGGTTGAGCCTACAGAAGCAGAGTTTGGGAATTTTGAAACGTGTCATATATTTAGATAATCCATCTTGAATGTTCAGAAATAGCTAGTGTATAGTCATGACCTGGCATTGCACCTCGCCTCAACACCTCTTCCTCTGTAACCCAAATGCAATCGGAAATACCTGTTCGAATAGTATCTTGGAGAAAGCTTTCCTGCTCTCTATCTAAAATTACTTCATATATCTCTGCTACCAAAATTTCATAGGATTGCGAAAAATCTGAATACCGTATAGGATTTATATGCCTCTTTATAAATTGGTATTTAACAAAAGGGAAAAGTTCTTCTGGGAAGATTCTAGGCTTTACTAACTCCTCATAAAATTCTCTCCACCCGCAAATCTCTCGATTCTTTCTACTGTCAAACCATTTCATGAATTTAAGGAGATACCTACCTTTCAATCGTATGCGCAGATCACGTTTGCTATCCGCATCAATTGGTATCAGATCATCATCTAGTGCATGAATTTCTTGAAAAAAACTGATCGAAGAATCATAACGCTTAAATACACCGCCGACAGGTTGAAACTGAGGAAATCTTTTCCCCCTAATTAATAAGTATTTGCCCTCAACCTTTATCCTGAATAGGTAAGAAATTGACATCCTGATATTTTTATCTCTATACAGCAGTCGCACTGAAATAAGCTTGTAATATTCAGAATTAACTACCAAAAGATCTGCTAGCAAAATTATTATTGATGAAATAACTCCTAGCACTACGCTTACAAAGTACGAGTTTGAGGAAACTAAAAGAGAACAAAGGGCTAGAAAAAGCAGCAAAATATACAAAATAACTTTTGTCATTGTCGTCAGGCAGAAAGAGTAAGGGTAAAGTAAAGATGGTAGGAGCTAAACTAGTAAATAGTGCTCGCAACCATCTTGCTGCAATACCGAATAAGTATAAATTATCAATTTAAGTTTCATTATTTTGTATATCATTTTTAGAGAATATTTGAAGCTAGGATTTTGGAATGAAAGTTACTAAAAGATTTCATATTCTTCGATCCAAAGATTTAGAGTCAGTATTTCATGTTCAGAATTTAGTTGATACTTGGCGAGGTGTTGTCCGTGATCAATTGCGCTCTTTGGACATACTAGATTTACATGATTATTATGATTTTAACTTTAACATTGAAGATAAGGCGTTGTTAATTCAGAAAAAGATTTTAGATGCTCAGTACAGAATTACTGGACCTTTGATATATAAATTAGAAAAAAAATACGGTGTTTGTAGGCACATTTTGCTTTTGAGTCCTTCAGATGCATTGGTCTTACAAACAATAGTTGACATGGGTTTAGCTAAGCAGTTGCTGAAGGCTCAACCAACAAGTAGGTCTTATTATACTAGAGATAGCAAAAACCCCAAAAAAATGCCCGATTGGCGGACGGAAAAGGATGAGTATGGATGGCGAAATAAATGGAAAAACTTCCAAAAGGAGATCTGGAAGTTTAGCAAACAAAATGAATATACAGTTGTAACTGATCTGGCTAACTACTATGAGAATATCGGGATAAGAGAATTAAGACACATAATCTCCAGTTACGTTTCTGTTCCTGAAGTTGTCTTAGATCTTTTGTTTAATATGATCGAGCAACTGTCTTGGGTTCCTGATTATTTGCCAACCTCATTAAAAGGATTGCCTGTAATTAATTTGGAAGCTCCGAAATTATTGGCTCACGCTCTCTTGTATGAGGTTGACGAGGTTCTAAATGAAGCCACAGACGGATGTTTTGTAAGATGGATGGACGACATAAACTTTGGTGTTGACTCTTTTGATAAAGCTTGCATTACACTAAGCGACACGAATGATGTTCTGAAAAGTAGAGGGTTAAGCTTAAATCTCGGAAAAACAAATATTTATACGGCCGAAGAAGTTGCAAGAAATTTTATGATTGATACCCATGAATATCTTGACTCTGTAGAAAAAATATTAACCGATGGAGAACATGAGAAATTTGAGGATTCTAGCAACTCTAAAACTAGCGACGAAGAATTAGAAAAAGAATTATACGATCGCTATCTAGGCATCAAAGATGAAACAAGCCTAAAAGCATGGGAAAAAACCATAAAAAGGTTTCTAACAATTTTTGGCAAGTTGAGATCAGAATTCTTTTTGAGGGACGCTAAAGATATTTTCATTCGCAGGCCAGGGTGCAGGAAGAATGTGATTTATTATCTTGAAGCATTAGGTTACAGAGAATCTGCTGCTCAGATAGTCGAGGAAATCCTAAAGGAAGTCAGAATATATGATGGTGTTGCCTTATTCTATATAGTAAAATTATTAACTGATTGGCAAATTGACACAGATGAAAAAAGTGTAAGCTACATCAACAGAATTTCATTAGTTATAAGGTCATTGGACGATGTTTCGATGAATTATTACTGTTTAATCTGGTTTGCGGCAAAGTATTTCAAGCCAAATGAAATAATTGGCCTAATCCAAAGTACAGAGTCTGTTTGGAAAAGCGATAATTTTCTTAGTAGACAGGTGGTTTCAGTTGTTCCGAGATACATGGATTTTAGGCAGGATCGTGCGATAGATTTTTTAGATGCAGAACTAACTCGGGGCATAGAAGATTCCGCTTCAGTAGCTGGCAATATCAAATTCATCCGAGGACTTAAGAAAATGCCTTTCAGACTAAATAGTTATTTATTCCCAACACAGAAGCAAAAGATATATCCGTTGCCAAAATATTTAATTCTTCTTTCTTTTCTTGGATCGAACGCATTCAAATACAAAAAATATTCTTTTCAAGAAAAAATCAGAGAAAGCTTTAGCGATCCTTGGTATATTAAATGGATAGATACTTATATTGATTAAAATTTTTATGCACAATGGTTGTCTAGTACTAGCGCCTTTAGAGTGTACAAGTATCAGCCAAACTCCAAGTTCATCTCTAAACCCGGCTTGCTACAAAAGGTAGATTGATTATGAATTGGGCGATCGCAATCTTTGCCTAAGTTATGCCGCTTCTAGATAAGGGCCAAGCTTAACAGGGCATAACATCATCTAGCCGTAGAGCTAGATGATGCAACGATGGCGAATCAATCGCTTCACCCAGTCGATACTGCTGCTGTTGATAGTCTTCGCCAACCAGCCGACACACCGTAAACGTAGGCTGCTTAGGGCTGCCAATAAACACCCGCCCGCCCAAACCCCGATAATCCACAATCCAATATTCTGGAATGCCAAACAGGGCATACTCCTCCACCTTGCGGGCATAATCCGTTTCCCAATTGGTGCTCACCACCTCCACCACCAGCTTTACCGAAGTGCCCAGAGTAATCACAGGTTCACGTTCCCACAGAGGCTCATGTACCAGAGCCGGTTCGTCAAGCACCACCACGTCCGGGCGGCGAGCCGTGGCAACATCAGCAAACGGGCGCAGCAAACAAGTGCGGGGAATAATCCACGGATGGCCCTGGCGATCGATTTCAATACTGAGCTGACTGGCAACTTTTCCGGCAGTGGCTTCGTGAAGGCCAGTAGGTTCCATATCAATTAGCTCTCCATCAGCCAGTTCATAGCGAGGGTTATCGCCATAGCGGGTAAGAAATTCGTCAACGCCAAGTATCAGCGACGATGAAGTTTGAGTCATAGAGACTACTCCCAGAGCCAAGCTGTCATAAACCAATAGTAGGGAATTAGGAGATATTTAACATCCAAAGCCTTTGCCTCGGCAGTTGGGCAAATTCTGATTCCTCAAGGTAGATCTTTTCAGGCTGAAGTTCCTCATGTCCCAAGCTAAATCTTCGTCCGACGCCTTAGAGGGCAGATGCCACCCAAACGGAAGACCGCCCAAAATTCTGGCCGTGCGATACTTAAGGTGAGGCCAGCGCGGCCTAGCGAGGTTTAAGGAGATATGCCGTGGCCAGCCAAATTATTGACAAAAAGCTCCAAGCTTACCGGGCTGACCTCGATCACCTGCTAGAGCGGGTGCAGGCCCTGGCCACCGCCATCAACAACCCCAACCTGCAACTCACCACCCATAACCTGCGCCGCAACATCAACGAGCCCTTTCTGTTTGTGGTGGTAGGCGAAGTCAAAGCGGGCAAGAGCAGCTTTGTCAACGCCCTGCTCGACGCTGAAGTCTGCGCCACCGACATCGAACCCTGCACCGACTCGATTCAGCAGATTGTCTACGCCGAGCAAGCGTTTGTCGAGCAGGTCGAGCCCAGCCTGCGCAAGATTGGCCGACCGATCGCGATTTTGCAAGACATTTCAATTGTCGATACGCCAGGCACCAACACAGTAATCGACGAGCACCAGATCATCACCGAGCGCTACATTCCCAACAGCGACCTGACATTCTTTGTGCTGTTTGCCAAAAACCCCTACCAAAAGAGCGCCTGGGATTTTCTCGATTTTGTCAGCGCCGAGTGGCGCAAAAAGGTGGTGTTTATTTTGCAGCAGGCCGATCTGCTGCGCCCCGCCGATCTGCAAACCAACATCGAGCGGGTGAAAGAATACGCCTACCAAAAGCAGATTAAAGCCCCAATCATCTTCCCCACTTCGGCGGCGCTGGAGCAGGAGGGCGATACGGTCAACAGCGGTTTTGAGCCGGTGCGCCAGTACATTCAAGCCATGGTGTCGTCGGGGGAGAGCTACAAGATCAAGCTGCGATCGGTCAGCCAGACCACCCAGCAGATTATTGATCTGCTCAACGGCGACGTGGAGGGGCTAAACCGCCAGCTAGCCACCGATCGCGCCACCGCCCAGAGCATTCGCTCTAAAATTGATGCGGGCCGGGCGCGATCGCGCTACGAGATCAACACCCTGGCCGATCGCCTAGCCGCCCGCTATGAGGTAATCTCGGCCCGCATCAAGCGCGACTTTCGCGAGAGCCTGACCGTGCCCATGGTGGTACGGCGATCGTTTGTAGGGTTGTTTAACCAAGACGCCTCCATGAAGGCGTGGATTGACGACTTTCAGGAGCGCTGTGCCCGCGACCTGCGCACCTCGCTAGAAGAGGTTTCCCAAGAAGGGGCGCAGCACTTTGTCGATGGCATTCGCCAGCTCTTCGACGGCCTTAACCAAGATCTGGAGAGCGTTAAGAGCCACCGGCTAGAGAGCAGCCACATTTCGCTCAAAGTGCTGGAGCGTCGCCAGGAGGTGATCGACAGCGTGCGAGCCAAGGTGAATAACCTCATGGCCAACCATGGCCTGGGCGATATGCTGGCCACCCAGGCGGGCGACTTGGCCAACGAGATTGTCGGCGGCGCAGTGATGGCGGTGGCGGGCACCATTCTGCACATCCTTGAGTTTGCGGTGGCCGAGGCGATCTTGAGCGCGATCGGCATTGCCTTTGCCGGAGTGGGGGTGATCGTGCTGGCGATCGGCATGCTCTGGCAGCGCAACCGCATCATTACCAAGTTTGAGCAGGCCCTCGACAGCGAAAAAGACCGATTTCAAGAAGAGATCGCCACCCGCCTCAACGAAAAGCTGGGGATTATCTACGAAGAGGTAGAGCGAATTTTCACCCAATTTTACGATTATGTGGAGCGCGAAGAGGCGGCGGTGCAGCCGGTGATTGACCAATACACTGCAATTCAGCAAGAGGCAGCGGGGCTGTTTAGCTCGAAGCTGCTGGGCGAATTGGGTGCCGACAAGCGGTAGGCCGGGGCCGCCCTTGCCCTTCTGGGGAAGAGGCGAGATTGTAGAAAGGTACGTTACTGGTGTGGCTGCGTGTATGAGCATCGAACCCGCTGACTCTATGGATCTCACGGCCTACGTTGAGGCCATGGCAAAGCTTCTAGAGCTTCCTATTCCCAATGAGATTAAGCCGGGGGTAGTGGCCAATGTGGAGCATATTTTTGCGATCGCCCAGCCCGTGCTCACCTTCCCGCTGCCCGATACCGTCGAAAGTGCCGCCACTTTTGAACCATGACCCAACCGCCCGATGCTCTGGCCCTAGCCGCCGCCATTAAAGCTGGGGAACGGTCTGCTGCGACCGTAGTAGATGCGACGTTGGCCGATATCGCCACCCGCAACCCATCGCTGAACTGCTTTACGGAGGTGGTAGCAGAACGGGCGCGATCGCAGGCCCAGTCCATCGATCGTGCGATCGCCTCAGGCCACGACCCTGGCCCCCTGGCGGGCGTTCCCTTCGCCGTCAAAAACCTATTCGACATCGAGGGCATCACCACGAGCGCGGGGGCTAAGCTTAACGGTGGCAATGCTCCAGCGGTGCAGGATGCTACGGCGATCGCTCGCCTAGAGCAGGCCGGGGCGGTGCTGGTGGGCACGTTGAATATGGATGAGTACGCCTACGGCTTTGTTACCATCAACGCCCACTACGGCACCACCCCCAACCCCCACGACCCCAGCCGCATGGCGGGCGGTTCCTCGGGCGGGTCGGCGGCGGCAGTGGCAGCGGGGTTAGTTCCCTTTGCCCTGGGTTCTGACACCAATGGCTCGATTCGCGTGCCCGCCTCGCTGTGCGGCGTCTATGGCCTCAAGCCCACCTACGGGCGGCTGTCGCGGGCCGGGGCTTTTTTGTTTTCGAGCAGTTTAGACCACGTGGGGCCAATGGCCCGGACCCTCACCGACCTAGCTACGGTCTACGACACCATGCAGGGGCCAGACCCCGCCGACCCTGTCTGTACCCAACAGCCCCCAGACCCCGTTGCCCCTGTACTCACCCAAGGAATTGAAGGGCTGCGGCTGGCCCAGTTGGGCGGGCACTTTGAGCGCGGCATGGAGCCGCTGGTGCGCGACGTTTTAACCGAAGTGCTTCAAAGCCTAGGCATCTCTGAGCGGGTAGAATTTCCTGAAACCCACCGGGCCAGGGCCGCCGCCTACATCATCACCGCCTGCGAGGGCAGTCAGCTACATCTGGAGCGACTACGACAGAGCCCGATGGAGTTTGACCCGGCCACGCGCGATCGCTTTTTAGCTGGAGCGATGATCCCTGCCGCCTGGTATGTGCAGGCACAAAGGCTGCGGCGCTGGTACCGCGATCGCGTTCGCGAAATTTTCCAGCACTACGACGTGCTGATCGCCCCCACCACCCCCTGCGTTGCCCCACCCCTCGACCAAACCACAATCGACATTGACGGCGACAGCTACCCTTTGCGCCCCCACCTGGGCTTTTACACCCAGCCCCTCTCGTTTATTGGTCTGCCGGTGATCTCGGTGCCCATCCATCGCCCCGGCCAGATGCCCGTCGGTATTCAGCTGATCGCTGCCCCGTATCAGGAGGCGAAGTTGTTTCGAGTCGCTGCGAGCTTGGAGAGTGGGCGGGTAAGCAGGTAGGTGGGTGGATGGGTGGATGGGTGGATGGGTCCTCATACCAATCGTCTATGTCGCCAAGACGACACCCCCAACGATGAAAATTGTAGGGGGCATCCGCGCAGCGATGCACCGTCTCAGGGTTATTTTTAGAGCAAATCCGAGTTCCGTACGCCCGATTCCCAACCGGCGGATTGCGTAGGGGCAAACGGTGTTTGCCCAGCCCAACCGGGGCTAGCCCAGTCGGATTTAGTGTAAGTATCTACAGATTCCTGCGCACTAGGACGATGGCTTTAGGTTATGGCGTAGTTATTGAACCCCTAAGAATTTATGAGTTTGAAGACTAACGCGCCACTGGGGATGGTCTAAGACGTAGGCCAATACTCGATCGCGGCTGCCAGGTGTTTCCCACTCGGGTTGCAGCAGTTTGGCCACGGTGGATGACACTTGGGTGGCTTGCTGCTCGGCCCATGCCAAATCCACCTCATCCCCAATCACAACCTTAAGCTCGCTGGCATGGGCATAAATGCTGGCATGGGGAGGCTTAAATCGCTTGGGCGAAAACGTCACCCAGTCAAAGGTGCCGCTAAAGGGGTGCGCACCTGATGTCTCAAGGTGTGTCTCAAGACCCGCCTCTTTGAGTTGCCCAGTTAGAGCAGAAAGATCGTGCATCAACGGCTCTCCCCCGGTGATCACGACAATGGCAGGATTGGCGGATCGGGCTTCCGCAACCAAATCTTCAAGGGTTCTCAGCGGATGGCGCTTGGGGTTCCACGATGGCTTCGTGTCGCACCAGGGGCAACCCACGTCACACCCGGCCAACCGAATGAACCAGGCACTGGTGCCCGCCCACAGGCCCTCCCCTTGAATGGAGTGGAACGTTTCCACAATGGGCAGCGCCAAGGGTGAAGCTGCGGCTGTCTGAGGAACCGTGGTCGGGAAGGTCATTGTATCCATAGCGTGAACAGCACCCGACTGGATGCCTCCTTGAGTGTCAGTCATCTTCATACTCAACCCAAGAATTCGGCGTTTCAGAAACGGCCACTTTTAGCCGAATGCCTTCAGGCAGAGACTGCTTCGTCTTGTCATAGATGTACTGGGCAATCATCTCAGCCGTGGTTTCGTAGCCTTCGGGCAGCACATCATTTAGCAGGCAGTGATCTAACCCACCCTTAAGCAGGTCTTTCTTGGCCCAGCGCAAGGTCCGAAAGTCAGCCACCATGACCGGATGGGGGCAAAACTCTGACGCCCTCAGTTGAGATGTAGTAGCCTCAATCCGCACGCGATAGGTATGCCCATGCATCCGTCCGCAGGGGCCGTCATAGTCTTTGATGTAGTGGGCTGCATCAAAGGAAAATTCTGTTTTGACGGTCCACTTGGGCATAAGGTATGGCTTCAGTCAGGCTGGAGTACAAGCATTCTATCTTGAGAGCGTTGCTAACAATCACCCTCAAGATGGGGCTTGCTATTCTAGAACAAATCTAGATATAGCGTCGGGAAATGTGAATTTGAGTTGATTGACTCTATAAGTTGAGCCTACCCGATCCGTCTTACCGCCTACTCTTCACGCTTCAGCATCACCTTCGCCTCCTGTAGCCGCTCCAAATGGTGCTCTTCTAGCACGGGGTAGGCCAAGTCTAAGGATTGGAGCTTTTGGCGAATAAAGTTGGCCACCGCCATCCGGGTAAACCACTTGTGGTCAGCCGGAATAATATGCCACGGTGCCCAGTCGGTGCTGGTGTGGCTGAGAGCATCTTCATAGGCAATCCGGTAGTCGTCCCAATGGCCACGCTCTTTGGCATCGCCAACCGAAAACTTCCAGTTTTTGTCGGGGCGGTTAATACGCTTGAGAAACCGCTGTTTCTGTTCTTCCTTAGACACGTTGAGAAAGAACTTCATCACCAAGATGCCGTTGTTGACCAGATATTTTTCAAAGTTGTTGATGTCTTCAAACCGCTGCTGCCACAGGTTTTTGCTTTTCACACTGTCAGGCAGCTGTTGGGTATTCAGAATTTCAGGGTGTACCCGTACGATCAGCACTTCCTCGTAGTACGAGCGGTTAAAC is a genomic window of Nodosilinea sp. E11 containing:
- a CDS encoding Uma2 family endonuclease, which produces MIARLNFTPMAPQEYLEWESTQDVKYAYVNGEVFAMTGGTIPHNQIALNLASALKAHLRGKGCLVVMADVKVEVSQNGPYHYPDVMVSCDGRDRDAIKLIRYPSLIVEVLSPSTADYGRGDKFTHYRQIPTLQEYVLISSDKISVDRYRRISSRRWDLQTYIEAETLSPASVDWQGPIELLYKEVRFIEEG
- a CDS encoding AtzE family amidohydrolase; its protein translation is MTQPPDALALAAAIKAGERSAATVVDATLADIATRNPSLNCFTEVVAERARSQAQSIDRAIASGHDPGPLAGVPFAVKNLFDIEGITTSAGAKLNGGNAPAVQDATAIARLEQAGAVLVGTLNMDEYAYGFVTINAHYGTTPNPHDPSRMAGGSSGGSAAAVAAGLVPFALGSDTNGSIRVPASLCGVYGLKPTYGRLSRAGAFLFSSSLDHVGPMARTLTDLATVYDTMQGPDPADPVCTQQPPDPVAPVLTQGIEGLRLAQLGGHFERGMEPLVRDVLTEVLQSLGISERVEFPETHRARAAAYIITACEGSQLHLERLRQSPMEFDPATRDRFLAGAMIPAAWYVQAQRLRRWYRDRVREIFQHYDVLIAPTTPCVAPPLDQTTIDIDGDSYPLRPHLGFYTQPLSFIGLPVISVPIHRPGQMPVGIQLIAAPYQEAKLFRVAASLESGRVSR
- a CDS encoding Uma2 family endonuclease yields the protein MTQTSSSLILGVDEFLTRYGDNPRYELADGELIDMEPTGLHEATAGKVASQLSIEIDRQGHPWIIPRTCLLRPFADVATARRPDVVVLDEPALVHEPLWEREPVITLGTSVKLVVEVVSTNWETDYARKVEEYALFGIPEYWIVDYRGLGGRVFIGSPKQPTFTVCRLVGEDYQQQQYRLGEAIDSPSLHHLALRLDDVMPC
- a CDS encoding dynamin family protein, with translation MASQIIDKKLQAYRADLDHLLERVQALATAINNPNLQLTTHNLRRNINEPFLFVVVGEVKAGKSSFVNALLDAEVCATDIEPCTDSIQQIVYAEQAFVEQVEPSLRKIGRPIAILQDISIVDTPGTNTVIDEHQIITERYIPNSDLTFFVLFAKNPYQKSAWDFLDFVSAEWRKKVVFILQQADLLRPADLQTNIERVKEYAYQKQIKAPIIFPTSAALEQEGDTVNSGFEPVRQYIQAMVSSGESYKIKLRSVSQTTQQIIDLLNGDVEGLNRQLATDRATAQSIRSKIDAGRARSRYEINTLADRLAARYEVISARIKRDFRESLTVPMVVRRSFVGLFNQDASMKAWIDDFQERCARDLRTSLEEVSQEGAQHFVDGIRQLFDGLNQDLESVKSHRLESSHISLKVLERRQEVIDSVRAKVNNLMANHGLGDMLATQAGDLANEIVGGAVMAVAGTILHILEFAVAEAILSAIGIAFAGVGVIVLAIGMLWQRNRIITKFEQALDSEKDRFQEEIATRLNEKLGIIYEEVERIFTQFYDYVEREEAAVQPVIDQYTAIQQEAAGLFSSKLLGELGADKR
- a CDS encoding 7-carboxy-7-deazaguanine synthase QueE; the encoded protein is MTFPTTVPQTAAASPLALPIVETFHSIQGEGLWAGTSAWFIRLAGCDVGCPWCDTKPSWNPKRHPLRTLEDLVAEARSANPAIVVITGGEPLMHDLSALTGQLKEAGLETHLETSGAHPFSGTFDWVTFSPKRFKPPHASIYAHASELKVVIGDEVDLAWAEQQATQVSSTVAKLLQPEWETPGSRDRVLAYVLDHPQWRVSLQTHKFLGVQ
- a CDS encoding DUF4089 domain-containing protein yields the protein MSIEPADSMDLTAYVEAMAKLLELPIPNEIKPGVVANVEHIFAIAQPVLTFPLPDTVESAATFEP
- a CDS encoding polyphosphate kinase 2 family protein; the encoded protein is MDYDAFLDNLNPDAMRVQPGSQVKLQDFDAGFTGDFEKKAAKEILRQTVEDLASLQDVLYAQNTYALLLIFQAMDAAGKDSTIKNVMSGINPQGCHVVSFKQPSSEELDHDYLWRASKALPERGKIGVFNRSYYEEVLIVRVHPEILNTQQLPDSVKSKNLWQQRFEDINNFEKYLVNNGILVMKFFLNVSKEEQKQRFLKRINRPDKNWKFSVGDAKERGHWDDYRIAYEDALSHTSTDWAPWHIIPADHKWFTRMAVANFIRQKLQSLDLAYPVLEEHHLERLQEAKVMLKREE
- a CDS encoding RNA-directed DNA polymerase, whose amino-acid sequence is MKVTKRFHILRSKDLESVFHVQNLVDTWRGVVRDQLRSLDILDLHDYYDFNFNIEDKALLIQKKILDAQYRITGPLIYKLEKKYGVCRHILLLSPSDALVLQTIVDMGLAKQLLKAQPTSRSYYTRDSKNPKKMPDWRTEKDEYGWRNKWKNFQKEIWKFSKQNEYTVVTDLANYYENIGIRELRHIISSYVSVPEVVLDLLFNMIEQLSWVPDYLPTSLKGLPVINLEAPKLLAHALLYEVDEVLNEATDGCFVRWMDDINFGVDSFDKACITLSDTNDVLKSRGLSLNLGKTNIYTAEEVARNFMIDTHEYLDSVEKILTDGEHEKFEDSSNSKTSDEELEKELYDRYLGIKDETSLKAWEKTIKRFLTIFGKLRSEFFLRDAKDIFIRRPGCRKNVIYYLEALGYRESAAQIVEEILKEVRIYDGVALFYIVKLLTDWQIDTDEKSVSYINRISLVIRSLDDVSMNYYCLIWFAAKYFKPNEIIGLIQSTESVWKSDNFLSRQVVSVVPRYMDFRQDRAIDFLDAELTRGIEDSASVAGNIKFIRGLKKMPFRLNSYLFPTQKQKIYPLPKYLILLSFLGSNAFKYKKYSFQEKIRESFSDPWYIKWIDTYID
- a CDS encoding 6-carboxytetrahydropterin synthase, which gives rise to MPKWTVKTEFSFDAAHYIKDYDGPCGRMHGHTYRVRIEATTSQLRASEFCPHPVMVADFRTLRWAKKDLLKGGLDHCLLNDVLPEGYETTAEMIAQYIYDKTKQSLPEGIRLKVAVSETPNSWVEYEDD